The Galactobacillus timonensis genome has a segment encoding these proteins:
- a CDS encoding plasmid pRiA4b ORF-3 family protein gives MDDYQSGSFRLWLRKKYTGPYIHENPWETKERCQKEAADIVAYYYQACKTNEVDSKFSPEEWYLAIFTGNPFELLERLSLQELLVMRCTDFIYNYDFGDGWKIEIKIQRPYGVNQELVSRTFQEYRPVCVSRVGLPLLDDVGGTDGYFRFLKSLHIDAKTYETNDTLYFDEYGVQMNEDELGMYTDHQSSLEWASTFGWKEKLQVPKDMF, from the coding sequence ATGGATGATTATCAAAGCGGCAGCTTCCGTCTTTGGCTTCGAAAAAAATATACAGGACCTTACATCCACGAAAATCCATGGGAAACAAAGGAACGCTGCCAGAAAGAGGCTGCAGATATCGTTGCATATTACTATCAGGCATGTAAAACAAACGAAGTCGATTCAAAATTTTCCCCGGAAGAATGGTATCTCGCCATATTTACCGGTAATCCCTTTGAACTATTGGAACGTCTGTCGCTTCAGGAACTGCTGGTAATGAGGTGTACTGATTTCATCTACAATTACGATTTCGGAGATGGCTGGAAGATTGAAATCAAAATCCAGAGGCCCTACGGAGTTAATCAGGAATTGGTTTCCCGCACCTTCCAGGAGTATCGCCCCGTCTGCGTCAGCCGTGTTGGATTGCCATTGCTTGATGATGTCGGTGGAACGGATGGGTACTTCCGCTTTTTAAAGTCGCTGCATATTGATGCGAAAACGTATGAAACCAACGATACTTTGTATTTTGATGAATACGGTGTCCAAATGAATGAAGATGAACTTGGAATGTATACGGATCATCAATCGTCACTTGAATGGGCATCGACCTTTGGATGGAAGGAAAAGCTGCAGGTACCGAAAGACATGTTTTAA
- a CDS encoding IS1096 element passenger TnpR family protein, translating to MVKQFQPVPGVLLLKTRLIHGFSEEDLRIFQQNAQLGSETTIIRDILVPSDMTLYALHYALQRAYGWTNSHLHSFILPSDRKAQLAETIEDW from the coding sequence ATGGTTAAACAATTTCAACCCGTCCCGGGAGTACTGTTGTTGAAGACCCGGCTTATACACGGTTTTTCTGAGGAGGATCTTCGAATCTTTCAGCAGAATGCGCAGCTTGGCAGTGAAACAACGATTATCCGCGACATTTTGGTTCCGTCGGATATGACGCTCTATGCTCTGCATTATGCTCTGCAGAGAGCTTATGGATGGACAAACAGCCATCTCCATAGTTTTATTCTGCCGTCTGACAGGAAAGCGCAGCTTGCTGAAACCATCGAAGACTGGTAG
- a CDS encoding helix-turn-helix domain-containing protein: protein MEAAKKQSHLTFGDRQIIQKGIENGSSKKAIADLLGKDKSTIGKEIERHRELAYKFKLPLECAAYPHCRFNRICTTNCTDFVQFTCARRDRSPGACNGCGKYSSCRFNKFKYYADHANSAYRDTLVESRSGVNATVSTIRKLGELIKPLLEKGQSVYAILEAHPEIGLSEKTIYTYIETGVFTEAGVPINCLDLKMQVRRTPSKKRQFKPRRDLSYTKGRTSKEYDEYMAANPNARVVQMDTVYNDFMNGPFIQTFKFLRYDLLLCLYHEEKTALDMLAGINLLDEILGHDLFNREVEVIKTDRGSEFTCADQAEVRSDGTRRTRMFFCDPMASWQKGSIENVHLLLREICPKGCDLKAIGLIDQHACNIISENINSYPKEKLNGKSSFQLLEFLICPKGCDLKAIGLIDQHACNIISENINSYPKEKLNGKSSFQLLEFLSPTTAKKFYEFGLQNISNSDEVILKPYVPKRR from the coding sequence ATGGAAGCCGCCAAAAAACAGTCGCATCTTACATTTGGTGATCGTCAGATCATTCAGAAAGGCATTGAAAACGGATCAAGCAAGAAAGCTATAGCGGATCTTCTCGGCAAGGATAAGTCTACAATCGGCAAAGAGATTGAGCGGCACAGAGAGCTTGCATACAAGTTCAAGCTGCCTCTGGAATGTGCCGCCTACCCTCACTGCAGGTTCAACAGGATCTGTACAACTAACTGTACGGATTTTGTTCAGTTTACCTGTGCGAGAAGAGACCGCTCTCCCGGGGCTTGCAACGGCTGCGGGAAGTATAGCAGCTGCCGGTTTAACAAGTTCAAATACTATGCCGATCATGCCAACTCTGCTTACCGGGATACTCTCGTGGAATCTCGTTCAGGAGTTAACGCTACAGTCAGTACGATAAGGAAACTTGGTGAACTGATTAAACCCCTGCTTGAGAAAGGACAGTCCGTCTACGCCATTCTGGAAGCACATCCGGAGATTGGCCTGAGCGAAAAGACCATTTACACCTATATCGAAACCGGCGTGTTTACGGAAGCAGGCGTTCCCATCAACTGTCTGGATCTGAAGATGCAGGTCCGCAGAACCCCTTCCAAAAAGCGGCAATTTAAGCCTCGCAGAGACCTTTCCTATACCAAAGGCCGGACCAGTAAGGAATACGACGAATACATGGCCGCAAATCCCAATGCCAGAGTCGTACAAATGGACACTGTATATAACGATTTCATGAATGGTCCCTTTATTCAGACATTCAAGTTCCTCCGGTACGATCTTCTGCTCTGCCTGTATCATGAAGAGAAAACCGCACTTGATATGCTTGCAGGCATCAATCTCCTTGATGAGATTCTCGGGCATGACTTGTTCAACAGGGAAGTAGAAGTCATTAAGACAGACAGAGGCTCAGAATTTACATGTGCGGACCAGGCCGAAGTCAGATCCGATGGAACACGCAGGACAAGGATGTTCTTCTGTGATCCGATGGCTTCATGGCAGAAAGGATCGATCGAAAACGTTCATCTCCTTCTTCGGGAAATCTGTCCCAAAGGCTGCGATCTTAAGGCAATCGGTCTTATTGACCAGCATGCATGCAATATCATCTCTGAAAACATCAACTCGTACCCAAAAGAAAAGCTGAACGGCAAGTCATCCTTTCAGCTTCTTGAATTTCTNATCTGTCCCAAAGGCTGCGATCTTAAGGCAATCGGTCTTATTGACCAGCATGCATGCAATATCATCTCTGAAAACATCAACTCGTACCCAAAAGAAAAGCTGAACGGCAAGTCATCCTTTCAGCTTCTTGAATTTCTTAGTCCCACCACGGCAAAGAAATTCTATGAATTCGGGCTCCAGAACATTTCAAATTCAGATGAAGTAATTCTGAAGCCATACGTGCCAAAGAGACGATAG
- a CDS encoding RloB domain-containing protein, which translates to MKRNQKRKRIKRFRKPVMLVMGEGNYTTERIYLSHFTGNEYSYCLKFRNSGGFTDPAHIFRELEKAFQEVIGDTAEERDCAYALVDLDCSKEKAVTIKALTNQSDRCGIIVSNPCFEVWLIDHFTTKCPQYPSSQHVKKALKQQYLRGIVTDYKESTDIYSLIADKLDFAIANEEERQKRYKNDDSWPNPDHNPRTDMVYLIKKLTQNQ; encoded by the coding sequence ATGAAAAGAAATCAGAAACGTAAGCGGATCAAACGGTTTCGTAAGCCTGTCATGCTTGTGATGGGGGAAGGGAATTACACTACGGAGCGAATATACCTGAGTCACTTTACCGGGAACGAATATTCATATTGTTTAAAATTTAGAAATTCGGGAGGATTTACGGATCCTGCCCATATATTCAGAGAACTGGAAAAAGCATTTCAAGAAGTGATTGGAGACACAGCGGAAGAAAGAGATTGTGCCTACGCCTTAGTGGATCTCGATTGCAGTAAAGAAAAAGCGGTTACAATCAAGGCGCTCACCAATCAGAGTGATCGCTGCGGAATCATTGTCTCAAATCCCTGTTTTGAAGTCTGGCTGATTGATCATTTCACAACTAAATGTCCGCAATACCCCAGTTCCCAACACGTGAAAAAAGCTCTGAAGCAACAATATTTGCGAGGGATTGTTACGGACTACAAAGAAAGCACCGATATCTATTCGCTGATTGCAGATAAGCTGGATTTTGCGATTGCAAACGAAGAAGAACGGCAAAAAAGATACAAAAACGATGATTCCTGGCCGAACCCGGATCACAACCCGCGTACGGATATGGTTTACCTAATAAAAAAACTCACCCAAAATCAATAA